ATTGCTTGTATTTCCATATGAAATTTAGGGTCAGTTTgtcaatgtctttttaaaaagcctgCTGGGTTTTAActggtattgcattgaatctatacatCAGTGTGTggaaaattgacatctttacagTCTTGAGTCTCCCAGCTCGTGAATGTGctgtatctgtttatttatttagatccTCTCTGATTTCTCTCAATAGTGTTTCGTAGGTTTTCAGTATATAGGTATTGTACATTTTTTGTTAGActtattatttcataaatttgtataacataaataatattgGTTTTAGTTTTGATTCGCAATTACTAATTGCTAGTGCTATATAAAAATGCAGTTGATTTGATATATTGATCTTTTGTCCTTCAGCATTGCTAAAATTACTTATTCTAGTAACTTTTTGGTAGATTCCATTGGACTTTCTACATAGACGATCACACCAcctgcaaataaagacagttatacttctttcttttcaaaagggATGGGGTTTGTCTGGTTGTTCCCTAGTTGCACTGGTTAGAACTTCCACTACAGTGTGGAATAAAAGTAGTAGAAACAGacatcttgtcttgttcctgattttaggagAAAAGCATTCAGTCTGTCACcaattaagtatgatgttaattgTACTTTTTTTGTAAAAGCTCCTTATTAGGCCAGGGAAGTGTCCTTTCTCTAGTTTACTGAGTTTTTATCAGTaaaggatgttggattttgtcagatgctttttttttttttttttaatccccgtATTccacccccctcgagtcccccccacatCAGATGCTTTTTGAGATGATgatatagtttttctttgtttaatttgttaaaatagtGAATTATGTTGACTGACGTTTCAAATATTCAACCAaccttgtattcctgggataaacacCACTTGACCATGGTCtgttatactttttatatattgttggattcagtttgctcaaattttgtttagaatttgtgTTTGTGAGGGATATTAGCCTGTGGTGGTCTTTTCTTGTAACATCTTTGTCTCGTTTTAGAATCAgagtaatgctgacctcatagaatgagtttgggtgcttcctgttttctgaaagagtatgtagaattggtattactccttttttcttaaatggtTGGTAAAAAATTTACCAGTGTAGCCATCTGGAGCCTGGGAGTTTCTTTTGTGGGAAGATAGTCTGTAAAGTCTGATATTAGCACTTTCTGTCTTCACTACACCCCCCCATCATTCTAGCTAGGGATTTATCAGTTGTATTGATCTCAGAGAATCAGCTtttgatttctattatttttctgtttttcatttcattgattcctgcttattttgaattttttttaatagactttattttttagaacattttttaggttcacagcaaaattgagtaaggtacagagatttccatgtgctccccccacccccgtttcttaaggtagaagtaCAAAGATTGTTAATTTGAGCCCTTTCTACTTTTCCATTACAGGCGTTTAGTATTATAAGTTTCTCTGTAAGTACTGCTTTTGCAAAGGCCTGCAGAAGAAGATCCTTTCTTTCCTGTCATTCACACAAAGCCATtccagtattttaatttttgtctgctaAAATAAGAATTGTAAAGGCAGTGGCggcagggataaaggagaaagTTTAAACTCACAATAGTTCCTTTTCATATGCAGTTTGCATGCTTGTAATAAGTAAGGAAGGAAGATATCACATATTTTGACTcaggaaaatatctttttgaaaaagTTATCTTATTGAATACTTACTGCAGTTATTTCTTTACTTTATTTCACTGAAAAGACCTATCCAGTTAATCCTCTCCAGTTAATATAaataatggaaaggaaataatgaaaactaGTTTTATTTGAATCATTTTAAGCAGTACTTCTTTGCCTCAAAGCCTCACATTTCTGCAATTGTGAATAAAGACTAAGGTGGAACACCAAGTTGCCcttagtttttaatttgtttctgaaTATAAAGTATATTATAATAAATCATATCTTTGTATTTCAACCATTATGCAGAAACCTGCATTGACCTAATTTTGGATAGTCTTTTAAAATCAGTATAAACCAATATTAGGAATCCACAGCAATAATGCTTAACCTTCATTAAACATATTACCCTGTCAGGTACTATGTGAGATACTttggattatctcatttgatgATACACAAAAACCCAGTGAGGtgtgtttttattcccattttacagataagaaagcaAAGGTTTAGAAAGTAAGTAGTCTAAGGTCCTACAACTAAATGGTAGAATTGGAGCTCTAACCCAGTCTCCACTGATATGAAGCATGTTGTACACCCTCCTTCTATATTCATATACTTCCTAAGAGGCCCTATTTTACTGTAAATATCACATATTGACTTGAATAAACAACCCATTAGAAGTTACTGCTGTGAATTACTCAAGTACTCTTAACAGAAAAGGGTGGTTTTATCATCAAGtaattcaaaggaagaaaattatttttgatgaaattcatGTTCCTCCACAGAGacaatatatttgaaatacaCATCTAGTCTGGAACTCGAGAATATTCTGTGTAATTTAGTTTCTTGACTTAATGCTCTGATGCCTCTACTGATTGTTGTGACAGGCAGATGATAGCACATcttgaaatgtttgttttttaagtactAGCTCTTGAATAATAAGTAAGATGATATAGCTCACTCTGATACTTACGGGAGGATGTAAAACTGTGTAGTTAAACTTtttccttaagagaaaaaaaaagatacctctATATATTTAATGATTTCAAATTGTTTGAATTTAATGACCTCATTGTTTGAAAAATTTTTGCATTATCTATATAGTGTCCcctaacattaaaaagaaaagactgagtaACGGGTTTGATTCAGTTTTTGAGTCTCTTTCTTACGTACATAGATAACTTATAGTAATAGCTAATCATAGTTCTATTACTGTTAGCTATAATATCTTAAGTGCTTTACATGGATCATCTAGTTTGTCACAATTCCATTAGATGTAGATATTGTTATCTCCATTGTGTTTAGTCATGTGATTATTTGATTGAAATCTGCCTCGCATGCCGGTTGGTGAGCTCGGTGCAGTCAGAAGCCACTTTTGATTTGCTCACCATTGTGGCCTCTGCACAGAGCCGGCCACACAGTGGTGCTTAagtgttgaataagtgaatgaaatgaATTCTTAATAGCTAATACTCATTACCTTGTGCTAATGATGTGTGCCTCCATCAAAGTAGTGATGCTTTCTCTGAAGTATTAAAATACGTGTCATATGATCTGTGTAAAATTAAGTATTTGAACTCAGCAGTCTTTGATGGCCACATCTTGACGTCATGCTGATTGAACTCCTTAGAAATAGAGCACAGTAATAGATTTCATTACATTtagcattttttattgttttcagcttGACTAATCATGATTTGAATTGCTATCATACTGTGTGCTATTGTGCAGAATTTAAAGTTCTTGGttacttattttactttgcaAGAAATGTAATTCTTTCTCGAAACCCTTGCAGCTTTAAGAATGTAAAAATAGCAGGTGCCTCATTTCCCTTCTTCAGTCTACCATCTTCAtgaatattgttttcatttggcTTCTCTTGTAAGGGAGAAGACGTCAACCGGACACTAGAAGGTGGAAGGAAGCCTCTTCATTATGCAGCAGATTGTGGGCAGCTTGAAATCCTGGAATTTCTGCTGCTGAAAGGAGCAGATATTAATGTATGTAAAGAACATTGTCATTCTAGAAAAAATTCCTGTTGTATGCTTTTGGGCAGTTGTTTTCTATAGATTTGTAAAATAGTTACTGGTGGAAACCTCATAGGAAGTAAAAATATAGTCTGAAATTACACCAAATTTCTGTAACTTagaaatacatactttttttttttttaataagcagaacaaattgatttttttttttaactgataaaaCTTGGGGGTAGATGTTTCCTTTTCAAGTTCTAAAGCAACTTGAGAGTTAGCACTATCTGTCTATGGCAAATGGCCATCACCCAGTGGAGCATAGGACTCTGCAGTCATGTGAGAAATCTAAACTGGACTTTCAGACAAAAGTCAGATAGCAGTCATCCCCTGACTCTTGCCATTTTTAGCTTCTGCACTTCagagttttagaaaaatatttaagtaaccCGTGACAGCAAGAGAGATGAACTTTTCAGATCTCAGGGGATACCATGTTACGTGGTCCAGTTGTGGCAGTCTTTTGTCTCTTCATTGGCTGTGTTCCACCCCCTCAAGATTCCCTTCCTGCACCTTATTGGCCCATCGACAGTAGATGATGGCAGAGTAAGGGGCAGAGCCCAGATCTGAGCTGGGGTTAAAGCCCTGCTCCACCTGTTTCACTATGCTGACTCCCAAGGAGAAACTGCTTGTGAGCTTGGGCCTCTAGCAGCTCTCTAAGAGGCTAAAAATGGGTATATTTGGAATATTTACAAGCATTCCCTAATTAGAtctagaaagaaggaagaaatgaaaaatggataAGGTGATCTATATCTCTATTACTTCATAGGCTCCAGATAAACATCATATTACACCTCTTCTGTCTGCCGTCTATGAGGGTCATGTTTCCTGTGTGAAATTGCTTCTGTCAAAGGTGAGGTCAAGTActgatttttattgctttttccatGACTGTGTAACTCTTTAAGCTAAGTATTTTGTTAATTTACGTAAATTTTGTGTGGCATCAGGAACAGAAAAAGTAGAGGTAATATCCAAAATTGAGGTCTAGAGCAATGTTGCTCAAAAGAGCTGCTCCACAAGCTGTTTGTTATCAGTTCATGGTAGGTAAAGAGGTTGGGCTAGAAAATAAGTCAACACAGTGTCCTTCTTCAAGCATatcttgctatttaaaaaaaagttagccGAACTAGACATTGTACTTAATAATATAGAAAATGTTGTCCCATGCTAATAACAGTTTGCAGACTTGGTACTATATTCACATACCACACTTTGAGTAACCCTGGTTTGAAATTTGTAAATTTCAATTTCTGTAATACGTAGTGAGCAAGATTATTAGAGGCAGATTGCTGTAAGGGCTCTCCAAGTTATCTGGTTTCTTGATGTGATTGAGATGGTAAATTTGGAGTTTTCCAATGTTTTGTCTTTGCTAGTACAGGCTCTTAAATGTAGTTCAGCCTCAGAAAATAACCAGTCAGTTGCAACCATTGCAGCTGTATTAGATGGGACCTGCAAATGTTGGAAGACAAATCTTCATAAAATAAGACACCAGCATCAATCCCAAGGTTATCATTTCATGGCCATACTTTGGGAAGTGCTGTTCATAACAtttcatttggaattttaaaataagctgtgctaaaagaagcaagaaagaattagaaattaaatgagtaaatgtatATGAAGCATTTTGCCACAGTACCCAACacgtaagtactcaataaatagtaacTTTTATTACCTCTAAGACTAAAGAGGATTTTATGCTTCATAGATTCAGCTTCATTAGGATTTAGAGATCATTGGAAAAGAAAGTAGCACATTTGTCTCAATACTTTGTCAACTTTTCTAAAATACTGTCTGAAAGCAGTTATTTTGGGTCCTTTAAAACTAGGAATTTTACCCATACCTTCACATTAAACGCAAATACCATACTTATTTAAAtgtgtggtggtgatggtggttttTGCAagtttcttggggggtgggggttgtgtgGGAGATTTTGGTATCTATCCACAGTAATTTTTTATGTTATATACCATACTGATATGAAAAGccaaaataaagggaaatattACTCTTTGCCACTGTATAGGATCCAGAATCTGTGGTAGGATGTACTCACGAAGATTTCCAGCCACTGTGTCTTTCTCCTTAATGTCTATCCCTCCACCACACCcatgaaaagattaaaaagtacCTTTGAAAACTACTGGATAATTTCACCCCTGGGGGAATATTTTTGCATATTATGTTAAACACTGGTTGTCACAGgctacaaataaattaattatattttatgaaagatttttataatttcagtattttattgGTTAGAATTCTGTATTGCAAGTAACTAAACCCAGCTCAGACAGGCTTGAGCAGTCAAGAGATCATGTTGACTCACACAGGTCTACAGTCAAGGCACAACTTATCTGTGGGCTTAAGCCACATGACCAGCATCTGATTTCTTTTTGTGTATCTCTCAGCTCTTCCTCAGTGTTGACCTCATTCCCCTGGCCTCAATTGATTTGCTAAGTGTAgagtaaaagaaacagttaacaatactgtattaattgatatatttgaaagttgccaagagagtagatcttaaaagttctcaccagaggaaagaaaaatttaaactatgtgaggtgatattaattaaacttattgtggtaatcattttacaatatataaacatatcaaaTTATGTAATACTActtgtttaaggtatacaacatatcagttatatctcaattacaaattaataaattcttaagtcagaataaaaacaaaaaaatgaatgactccttccttccctttctttcttcctctttccctgacCTTTTCTACCTAGCCAAGGGTTTTGTTCTCTGTAAATAAAAACCTCCATgggatctttttttagtttagGGCTCTGGTCATTTACTAAATGAGATGTCCCTAAGCCAGCTCTTTTCTCTGAGCCAGATGTCAAACTATAGATCAGAACTGTATTTCTTTCTGATAAGCCTCTCTTTCCTCAGGACAAACAAAACAAGATGTAATTATTCTTATGATAGAGCCCAAACCATTGTTCCATATTTCTTATTCTCAAAACATGATGCTCTAGGTCATTGAGACCTTGTGGTTATAAGATTCCATTGTTAAAGAAAGAATCTTCTACATTAAGTTTCTGAAAAGCTGGCTTGATTTGAATATACATTAGGCCCTGATATGTCATTCCAGAAGGGTCTTTATAAATATGTACTATGTTGCTAAATTATTGGTTATAAGTTGAGTTTTCTGACTTATAATTCGTTTTATTTTACTTGTGCCCATAatattgttctttcatttgtatCTGAGCCTTAATTTTTGTAGCTAAATAAAGTGACATTCAGAGATGGCTATGTTGATGGCAGATCTGTTGTAACCATGTAGAgctgttatttattttagatgaaagggtttttttctttacctttttgaaAGCAacataaaatttagtttttttcaaaattaattaccttgattttatttttgcataaacTTCTTTAATGGGTACCCTATAGTTTCTGTTAACCAAATTTTTGAGGGGGGACATTGTGCTCTTTCAAAAATCCTTAATTGCTAAAATAAGGCTATTccagtgcatttttttaaagtgcaatcAATGTTTGTATTATGAAATCTGATTTGTCCTGCCTTTTATCAAAAGTAGAATCTTTATCAATTactatgaattaattttaaaaatatgtagaagtTTTCCAGATTCGTTGGCATCTCTAATATAcaattgatccttgaacaacaaaGGTTTGTACTGAACCAGTCCACTTACACACAGatattttttcagtagtaaatgcTGTATATACTGCACGCATGGTACATGGTTCGCGGAATCCACAAATGTGGAGGAACCGCAGATACGAAAGGCCGACTATAGGTTAcacatggattttcaactgcacagtGGGTCAGCACCCTTAACcgccatgttgttcaagggtcaactatattaTTCCACTGGTATTCCATTAGCATAGGAAAAAAGCcgaaataataaattttaaaactcagtatGATCACAGCtaatagggaaaaacaaaaattatgaaaacaaaagaattgCCAGAATGTATAAAATCAAAGTCTGTGTGATGCACTATATCACttactggactttttttttttttttaattttaaggcagTGGGAGATGAGGTTTACAACACAAGTAGGAACTTAAACCATTTAATTCTTCATTGTCCATGTAGCAAAAGAGGAAACTAGTATCTGTGGAAAAGCTAATATAATCTTTGTTTATAAAATCTCCAAGTACATAAGTGtgatcatctccattttatggatgaggtgACCGTCTGTCTCGAGGAGGTTAAATAACTACCTGAAGTCTAATAGAATGTAATAAAATCAAGATTTGCTCCAGGTTATATAACTCAGAAACCCATGTTCTTTCTACTACTTGAGAGTGCCTTTTGGACTTACTGTCAGGGACAGCTATGAGAAATGATTATGTATACTTCTACAGGTAAAAACTATttggcctgatttttttttttaattattttatgggctgcgttgggtctttgttgctgcacacgggctttctctagttgctgcgagtgagggctactcttcattgtggtgcacaggctcctcattgtagtggcttctctggtggagcaggggccctaggcgcatgggcttcaacagttgtggcacgtgggctcagtagttgtggctcacgggctctagagcacaggctcaatagttgtggtgcacaggcttagttgctccatggcatgtggaatcttcccagggcagggtttgaacccatgtcccctgcattgtcaggcggattctttaccactgcgccacctaggaagtcctatttggCCTGATTTTTAATTGATACACTCGTGAATGAAAAAAAACATAGCGATCAACACTTGTGGGAGTTACACTTCAAGACTGAGGTCTGAGCACATGCCATGGTATCCCCTTTTGGTCCTGTGATGACAgagaagatgtttttaaaatgaataaatcaacaTCTGCTTTAGACCATAAGACTGGGTTCATCAGACAAGAAATTATAATGAATCCttgagagacagaaagcaggtagGATGAAGCTGAAGAGGAAAACATTCTCAAACATGAGCAAGAGAGGACTGTTGGCAAAAGGTAGAAGTTGATCCAGGGTGGCTTGAAGCCCAGAAGTGGTCAGTACCCTTGAGAAACAAACAAGTGAAGAGTTGGATGCgctttcagaaagaaataaattaaacccAAAGGTGAAGACTGAGATGCAAAAAGGAGGTAAGCAAGAAGTTAGTATGTGAATAAATCTAAACAAATATTGAAATGCAGAACAAACATGAACGTTCAAAAATGTAAGCTAAAACTATAGAACTGTTAAATAATAACAAGATGCAAGGGAAATGAACAAAGCTCCTGGTATTCTCACCAGATCCAGAGTACATGAGAAACATTAGTAAAACCGGTGAAAGGAGACAAGATGAAGCAGGTAAAAAATGCAGGCTTGAGAAGCATCCTGGGGAACTGAGCAGTCCCAGGGAATAAGAAGCCAAAGTGAGAGTATGAAACAGAAGTGGCAGCTGCACAGCAGTCAGTAAAGAGACCAAGACTAGCAGACTTCATTCTGatgttatgaaaacaaaaacagtcagaCAGTGTAAGCACCTGTCATTTTGAGTCGTAATTATCTCACAGTTGAATAAGGTTCCTCTTTTTTTGCCCTAAAAAATCTTAACAGGAAATTTTTGGAATAAAAGAGATAtttaaaagatgtataaaaatattgctgAACTGATCTTCCTGATTAAAATCTCAACTGCCTGAATAATAGCAGCGTTGCATGAACACATTATTTAGAAGAGAGTTAATCATGAAATGGTACTcttaaactataattttaaagtcAATGTATGTTCGTAAGtccaaaattaatttatttttaagctacATATAATTTGACATCATCTAGTTTCTGTGTGATTAAAGAAACAATTCTCTAAGAGAAATAAATAGTTTGCCTGTAGTATTAATACACTATCATGTTAGACATTTCCTTTAATATTAATAGTATTGTATATatagtatttaatatatattctatatttatacttattaaaattctttataatttatGTAATCCCTTTGATAAAGGATTTTAAGAAGTCATGTATCCTTATTTTCTAAGGAAAACCATTTCTAAATAATCCACTAAAGGATGTTGTGGGAAAGGGGGAAATACTTaacatctttaaaagataatacaagtaaacattttaagtttGCTATCATTTAGAATTTAGACAGATAAGCTTTCAGTCATTTATTCTAGTATGTGTTTATACTCTGTCCCTTATATACTGTATACTCCTATTAAAAATGACCAATCAACCTCCTGTTAGAATTCttttaaacagataaataaagtaCCCCAGCGTGAGAAAATCACAAATCTCATGAATTGAAAATTTaatgaaagttttttaaatgttataattaCCATTTTATTCTTAGATTACAGAAACAAGCTGACAATATACTTACTATAAACCCACTTGTTGTTAGTGGTGTTTAGCATACTAAGCTAAATCTGAGAGAAAAAAGTCCAAAAGAaactttgcctttttgttttccattatttcTCTGCTTCAGACTGTATCAAAGAATTTACCTCCTTAGGACATCTGCTATAACCTTACAACAGAAATATGTAACCACTGATGCATGTGCAACCCTGACATTAGTGACGCACAGGTGTTTCAGACCAGTCTACAGTGTGTGGGATAAATGAGTGAGAAACAAAGATTTACTCAGCAACCTTCCTTTTATAAAAAAGGTCAGAATGATTAACGTCTTATGTACAATTGCTGTAGAGaattaaaaagtaggaaaaatcAGTCTGttgagaaaatgtagaaaacaacCTTATCTGATAAAATTGATGATTTAGCTCAGTGTATTTTCtgtgctgtattttaaaaaatcaagcagCCAGTTAATAATAAAATCTGAATACCCCTCTTAAATACCAGCATTGTCAAATCCTCAAGAAGTATCTGTGTTACAGATTTTGCTGCTTGAATTGAGAATCAAGTGTGTAAAATATAAGGACTTAGAATTCTGTCAACCCTTTTCAGCCTAAACAAGTAGGTGTGCTGGTAGGTAGAAACATTTTTTACTCAAATTACTCACTATTCCACTCCCAATAAAATCTGTAACAGTTTCACACATTCTCGAGCACACATTTTATGATTACTTGGAACCCCCAAAGTTCTGTTTCATATAACACAGGCAGGTttgctttcaaaaaaattttaggaCAGGTGAGCTGCAAGGAACTGAGGAATGCCTTTCTTAATTGCCTTATTTTAAGAAAGTGCATTAGAAAAAGACCAGCAGAGTTGATATAGCTAGAAAACTTACCCCCCTAAATAACTGAAGAAACCAGTTGTTACACTGTTTTGATATATCTTACAGATCTTCCACAGGTATGCCCATTGTAAGCTCATTGTCTTTTACCTATTTAGCTCTTTTTAGACTGGAGTGCATCGTTATTTTAGATAATTTCTGTTAGTGACATAAACTGTGTGCTGCGACATCACACACTCCAGGTTTGGTTCTCAGTTCTCCTTCCTAATAGCTTTGTGGCTTTGAATAAATTCCTTACCACCTCAGCCTCAGGGTTCTCTTCTGTGACGTGGGGCCAATACTTATCACACAGAGTTGATGAGAGGGTAAATTAGCACATAGTTAAAATAGTacttatacatgggaaatgtcatttaagtgctttacatgtattaattcatttaatcatcacaataatCCCATGAAGTAGGTATGATTTTTATCCCCCGTTTTACcactggggagactgaggcacggAGCATTAGGAAGCTtttccaggatcacacagctcgTTAGGAGGAGAGTTAGGATTCAAACCACATCACTTCAGCTCTAGAACTTGTGTCTGTAACTACTACATTACACAGCCTCTCAGTGTAGCCAAGTAGTTAAATGAAGTACTGTGGGCAAGTCATTGGCGGCAGTACTGAGCTCAtcataaatgctcagtaaatactaagACCAGTTAGAATTGATGCAGATAACTTGGATGTATTTCTCAGAAAAGGGAAGGCTTGCCACAAGAATGAGGGTTCCCTGAAAAACAAGTTTTATGAAAATGACTTTCAGGTATAAACTTTTCCATCCAAAACTTACAGTGTACCACATCATAGGTAGCATAATGGCTCACTATCTGAATGTCTTCAGAGAGAAGTAATTTGAAGGCTCATTTATACTTTATTCCATCCTTATATTTCCATGATGAATCTCTCTCTGAAACCTTGAAATGATCTTTCTATTTTTGCTAGATATGACTGCAGTAGAGATGTTAAAAATCATATTTCCACAAGGGGTAACATAAGAACAAATCCAAGACAATTATGTATGCAGCTGAAAATGAATTGTAGTCACTGTCTCcaaatgagaaacaaaatgaagagaaatgtaGAATGTGTCTcattgcttgtgtgtgtgtggtgggggagaggggttcTTCATTTGTTAGTTTTTGTTATGTAAGTTGGGGTGGCTATGTGCCTCTTAAgagttaattgaaaaaaattgattCTTGTAACCTCAAAGTGAAAGATTAACTTACATGGTGGGCTGTGTTGCTATTTTAAAGTCCTTAGCAAGTGCTGTCGTTCATACATGTCGTTCCCTGGTACATGGTTAGCACATTGTTTAGAGAGGCAGATGAGGAGCATGGCACTGAAGTTAGAAAAGTGAGATTTAGACCTGGTCCTATGACTTCATAGCCAATAAAGCACACTTAACAGATAATTAAG
The window above is part of the Hippopotamus amphibius kiboko isolate mHipAmp2 chromosome 4, mHipAmp2.hap2, whole genome shotgun sequence genome. Proteins encoded here:
- the MTPN gene encoding myotrophin isoform X1 is translated as MCDKEFMWALKNGDLDEVKDYVAKGEDVNRTLEGGRKPLHYAADCGQLEILEFLLLKGADINAPDKHHITPLLSAVYEGHVSCVKLLLSKGADKTVKGPDGLTAFEATDNQAIKALLQ
- the MTPN gene encoding myotrophin isoform X2; this encodes MCDKEFMWALKNGDLDEVKDYVAKGEDVNRTLEGGRKPLHYAADCGQLEILEFLLLKGADINAPDKHHITPLLSAVYEGHVSCVKLLLSKDPESVVGCTHEDFQPLCLSP
- the MTPN gene encoding myotrophin isoform X3, whose product is MCDKEFMWALKNGDLDEVKDYVAKGEDVNRTLEGGRKPLHYAADCGQLEILEFLLLKGADINAPDKHHITPLLSAVYEGHVSCVKLLLSKDSDTL